DNA sequence from the Prolixibacter sp. SD074 genome:
AAAAACAGGGAATTTTTAGCCGGTAAACCGGTTGTGCAATTTTTTCAAAGAACGATTTGCAGGGTAGGCACTATCCGGGTTCCCACGGAACATCTTTCACCAAACCGGCAAAACGCAGCCTTCCTTTTTTACATACCGGGCAGTTGGGCTGCCGGAAGTTTTGGATACATTCCAGGATTTCAGTCCACACCGTATCCTGTCTTTCCCAAACCTGGCCGCCATCTTCCAGTGCCTCTTCTTTCCGGTTTTCGACCTCTTGTGCCAGCAGTTGTTTTGCCGCCAGGATGTTTTGTTTACGGTAACGGCTCGATAAAATTCCATAGTACCGCACTTTAAAAAAGCCCTTTGGCAAAATGTGCAACAAAAACCGGCGGATAAACTCATCCACATCCAGTTTCATTTCCCTGAACCTGCCTGTACGGTAATCTTTCCACGAAAATCGCACTTTGCCATTCTTCACTTCCAAAATCCGCCGGTCGGTAATGGCAATACGAAACACGTAACGCGAAAGGTATTCCAGTATTTTTTCAGGATTGCCCATGGGTGCCTGCGCATTCACCACCCAGTCCTTTTTGTATAAAGGCGTGAGGAAGCGGTTAAACTGCACAGGCCCTTTTATGCCTGCCAGTTTGCCGTGAAAATCGAGTTCCCCTTTTTCTTTGGCTTGTTTTAGCAAATACAGAAACTTTCCCCTGAACTTTTTTGCCAATATCTTGCCTGCGATGAAAAAGTTGTTTTTGGCCGGTACATGCACCCAGTGTTCGCGGTCGAAGCCCAGGCCCCCTGCGGGCATGATGCAATGCAGGTGTGGGTGTTCCTTCATGTTCTGCCCCCAGGTATGGAGTACGGTAACCAGGCCAATATCAGCGCCCAGGTGCTTTACGTCACGGGTAAGTTCGAGCAGGGTTTGTGAAACAGCTTTAAATAATAAACCATACATCGCCTTCTTATTTTGCAGGCAAAGCGGGTTTAACTCATGCGGCAGGGTGAACACCAAATGGTAATACCCCACCGGGAGAAGTTCTTTCATCCGTTTGTCCAGCCATTCCAGTTTTTCTTTTTGCTGGCACACAGGGCAGTGGCGGTTGCGGCAGGAGTTATAAGATTTCTCTGTATAGCTGCAATGGTCGCATTTCTCGAAATGGCTTCCAAGGCCCCCGGTGCGGCACGCCGACAGCAGGTGGATTAAGCTCTGCTGCTCTTTTGTTACCTTGTTTTGGCTGATGTAGTTTCCCCCGTATTCACGCAGTAAACTTCCTACAGTTATTTGTTCCTGCATAGCCCCTCCAGTCCTTCCAGCGTGTCCAGCGGGTTTACCACCTGGCTTGTGTTGAGTTGCTGCACGTGGAGGTATTTGAGCGTGTTGCTTAAATCGGAATGCCCCATCAGGCGCTGTATGGCCAGAATGTTGGTGCCCTGTTCGAGGTGGTGCGTGGCAAAACAATGCCGGAAAGTGTGTGGCGTGTAAGGCTTTTTAACCTGTGGCGTGCGGTGCCGTGCATTAATACAAATAGTCCGTACTGCTGTAATGCCCAGGTGGGTACCTTTTCCTCCCGCGCCTTCAAAAAGGTAATGCTGCGGCTTGTACTTTTTGTAATAATCCCTTAAAACAGAAAGTAAAACCGGCGATAGCGGCACTTTACGTTGTTTCAGCCCTTTGCCTTCCTGGATGTTTACCTGCATCCGTCGGCTGTCAATGTCGGTAAGTTTGATGTTTACACTCTCTGATACCCTGGCCCCGGTGGAATAAATGAGCATGATGATAGCGCGGTGCTTGAAGTTGTCAATAGCCCCGAGTACATCGCTCACTTCGTCTTTTGATAAAACCAGCGGGAGTGTTTTGGCAACCTTTGGCGTTGGAAGGTATTCTTTTGCCCACTCCTTATGGTAAATATTTGTAAAGAGGAACCGAAGGGCGTAGTAGCCCATTTTTACACTGCCCGGTTTGTGGTTCCCATCGGTGAGCATACTTTGAAAATAGGCCCTGAGTTCTTCTACTCCCGTGTGTTCCGGGTCTTTTTTGCAAAAGTTACTGTAATCGGCAATGTGCCACCAGTAACTTTTACGGGTCCTTTCACTTAAATTGCGTAAAACCGCTTCCTGTTCAAAGCTTTTTTTAAATTTGTCATAATAATTAATTTTAAATGATTAAATGCCTCAAAGATACTGGTTTTCGGTGGCCTGTAAAACCACCGAACGCCAGTGAGGTTAAGTTCAACATTTTAGGAATTAAGGCACAGTTGGGCCCTGAAAAAAGGCAGTAGGTTTGCATACTTACTGCCTTTTTTTTGGGTAACTGCGCTCAAAATGCACGCCCAATTGTGTTTTAATTCGTGTTGGGCTTAACCGTTGCTGTTCAAAGCTATACACTATGGGGATTGAATGGTTTTTCTGCATCCTTTCCGTTGTTTTTCTGCCGCCGGTTTTGCTATTTTACCTGTTTTGGGGCCGGGACCCGGATATTGGGCACGTTTTTCGTTTCCACACCGGACATACTTTTCCCGTTCAGCCAAAAACAGGGAATTTTTAGCCGGTAAACCGGTTGTGCAATTTTTCAAAGAACGATTTGCAGAGTATCACTATCCGGGTTCCCACGGAACATCTTTCACCAAACCGGCAAAACGCAGCCTTCCTTTTTTACATACCGGGCAGTTGGGCTGCCGGAAGTTTTGGATACATTCCAGGATTTCAGTCCACACCGTATCCTGTCTTTCCCAAACCTGGCCGCCATCTTCCAGTGCCTCTTCTTTCCGGTTTTCGACCTCTTGTGCCAGCAGTTGTTTTGCCGCCAGGATGTTTTGTTTACGGTAACGGCTCGATAAAATTCCATAGTACCGCACTTTAAAAAAGCCCTTTGGCAAAATGTGCAACAAAAACCGGCGGATAAACTCATCCACATCCAGTTTCATTTCCCTGAACCTGCCTGTACGGTAATCTTTCCACGAAAAACGCACTTTCCCGTCTTTCACTTCAATAATACGCCGGTCGGTAATGGCAATACGAAACACGTAACGCGAAAGGTATTCCAGTATTTTTTCAGGATTGCCCATGGGTGCCTGCACATTCACCACCCAGTCCTTTTTGTATAAAGGCGTGAGGAAGCGGTTAAACTGCACAGGCCCTTTTATGCCTGCCAGTTTGCCGTGAAAATCGAGTTCCCCTTTTTCTTTGGCTTGTTTTAGCAAA
Encoded proteins:
- a CDS encoding IS91 family transposase, whose product is MQEQITVGSLLREYGGNYISQNKVTKGQQSLIHLLSACRTGGLGSHFEKCDHCSYTEKSYNSCRNRHCPVCQQKEKLEWLDKRMKELLPVGYYHLVFTLPHELNPLCLQNKKAMYGLLFKAVSQTLLELTRDVKHLGADIGLVTVLHTWGQNMKEHPHLHCIMPAGGLSFDREHWVHVPAKNNFFIAGKILAKKFRGKFLYLLKQAKEKGELDFHGKLAGIKGPVQFNRFLTPLYKKDWVVNVQAPMGNPEKILEYLSRYVFRIAITDRRIIEVKDGKVRFSWKDYRTGRFREMKLDVDEFIRRFLLHILPKGFFKVRYYGILSSRYRKQNILAAKQLLAQEVENRKEEALEDGGQVWERQDTVWTEILECIQNFRQPNCPVCKKGRLRFAGLVKDVPWEPG
- a CDS encoding site-specific integrase, translating into MNYYDKFKKSFEQEAVLRNLSERTRKSYWWHIADYSNFCKKDPEHTGVEELRAYFQSMLTDGNHKPGSVKMGYYALRFLFTNIYHKEWAKEYLPTPKVAKTLPLVLSKDEVSDVLGAIDNFKHRAIIMLIYSTGARVSESVNIKLTDIDSRRMQVNIQEGKGLKQRKVPLSPVLLSVLRDYYKKYKPQHYLFEGAGGKGTHLGITAVRTICINARHRTPQVKKPYTPHTFRHCFATHHLEQGTNILAIQRLMGHSDLSNTLKYLHVQQLNTSQVVNPLDTLEGLEGLCRNK
- a CDS encoding IS91 family transposase, which codes for MQEQITVGSLLREYGGNYISQNKVTKEQQSLIHLLSACRTGGLGSHFEKCDHCSYTEKSYNSCRNRHCPVCQQKEKLEWLDKRMKELLPVGYYHLVFTLPHELNPLCLQNKKAMYGLLFKAVSQTLLELTRDVKHLGADIGLVTVLHTWGQNMKEHPHLHCIMPAGGLGFDREHWVHVPAKNNFFIAGKILAKKFRGKFLYLLKQAKEKGELDFHGKLAGIKGPVQFNRFLTPLYKKDWVVNAQAPMGNPEKILEYLSRYVFRIAITDRRILEVKNGKVRFSWKDYRTGRFREMKLDVDEFIRRFLLHILPKGFFKVRYYGILSSRYRKQNILAAKQLLAQEVENRKEEALEDGGQVWERQDTVWTEILECIQNFRQPNCPVCKKGRLRFAGLVKDVPWEPG